TCACCTGTGTCATAAGGGTAGCGGATCGCTAAGGCACGAATTGCCGTTTCACTTTGGATGGCAACAAATTCTTCGTAGTCGTCTACTTCAAAATAGGATTTGGCAGAATCTACAACTTGCCAAACTACCACGGCTGCAATTTCAATTGGGCTACCTTGAGCGTCATTGACTTTGAGAATTTTGCTGTTAAAGTTGCGTACTCGCAATGAAATCTTGCGTTTGCGGGTAAAAGGGTTAGTCCACCAAAATCCTGCTTCTCTAACGCTACCAGCGTAACGACCCAAAAATGTTACTACAACTGCTTGGTTTGGTTCCACCGTAAAGAAGCCTGAAAATGTAGGGATAACGACTGCAATTAGAGTTGCTCCCAGCCATGCACTTATTTCTGCTGCGGTGTCTTCTCCCAGAAAATCGGTAATTTTCAGAGTTCTACCTAAGATTGCCTCCCATCCGTGGATAGTCGTCCACAGCCACCAAATAGCCAAAATTGCGATCGCACCTAATACTACCAACGCCACAAAACCATCAACCTTAAAGGCAGGACGCTCCTTTAATCGCTCCATAGATTTTTGTTACCTGATTTTAATGTGATATCACAACGATATAATTAGTTCGTTCATAATGTCAATGTGATATTATTGCAGTATCACTTAGTTAAAGTTTGTCTGAGAAAATGTCACGCAAAGACGAGCCAGCGCCGTGCGGGGGTTTCCCCCGAGTCCCGCGACTGGCGTAGCGAAGACGCAAAAGATTCTTAGCGCCTTTGCGTCTTTGCGTGACCAAAAACCAGAGAAGTGTAAAGATTGGAAAGTATTACAATCACAGCGGCAAATAAAAGATATGACTACTGCTGCACCGACAAAAACTAAATATGAGGCGATTATTGGTTTAGAAACCCATTGCCAGCTGAATACGAATACGAAAATTTTTTCTAGCAGTTCTACAGAGTTTGGCTCGCCTCCAAATACAAATATCGATCCGATTTGTATGGGTTTACCTGGAGTGTTGCCCGTATTGAATGAGAAGGTATTGGAATACGCAGTGAAGGCGGGTTTGGCGTTAAATTGCCAAATTGCACCTTATAGCAAGTTCGATCGCAAACAGTATTTTTATCCCGACTTACCGAAGAATTATCAAATTTCTCAGTATGACTTGCCAATTGCCGAACACGGTTGGTTAGAAATCGAACTTCTCGATGCGGATAACAACCCTATCAGTAAGCGAATTGGGATTACGCGCTTGCACATGGAAGAAGACGCAGGCAAGTTAGTACACGGGGGTAGCGATCGCCTGTCTGGTTCTACTTACTCTTTAGTAGACTACAATCGTGCTGGCGTGCCTTTGGTGGAAATTGTCTCAGAACCCGATATGCGTTCTGGACAAGAAGCGGCGGAATACGCCCAAGAACTACGCCGGATCTTGCGCTATTTGGATGTCAGTGACGGCAACATGCAAGAAGGCTCTTTACGTTGCGATGTCAATATCTCCGTGCGTCCTGTCGGACAAAAAGAGTTTGGCACGAAGGTAGAAATTAAAAATATGAACTCGTTCAACGCCATTCAACGGGCGATTGAATACGAGATCGAACGGCAAATTGCGGCTGTAGAGTCTGGAGAAAGAATTGTTCAAGAAACCAGGCTATGGGAAGAAGGCAGCCAACGCACTGTTAGTATGCGGACTAAAGAGGGTTCTA
This window of the Chroococcidiopsis thermalis PCC 7203 genome carries:
- a CDS encoding SPFH domain-containing protein, with protein sequence MERLKERPAFKVDGFVALVVLGAIAILAIWWLWTTIHGWEAILGRTLKITDFLGEDTAAEISAWLGATLIAVVIPTFSGFFTVEPNQAVVVTFLGRYAGSVREAGFWWTNPFTRKRKISLRVRNFNSKILKVNDAQGSPIEIAAVVVWQVVDSAKSYFEVDDYEEFVAIQSETAIRALAIRYPYDTGDDESIPSLRGIPDEVARSLQQELQARLEVAGVEIIEARLSHLAYAPEIAQAMLRRQQAKAIIDARRQIVDSAVGMVDEALRRLSEQQIVELDEERKATMVNNLLVVLTSEQNAQPVVNTGSLYT
- the gatB gene encoding Asp-tRNA(Asn)/Glu-tRNA(Gln) amidotransferase subunit GatB; amino-acid sequence: MTTAAPTKTKYEAIIGLETHCQLNTNTKIFSSSSTEFGSPPNTNIDPICMGLPGVLPVLNEKVLEYAVKAGLALNCQIAPYSKFDRKQYFYPDLPKNYQISQYDLPIAEHGWLEIELLDADNNPISKRIGITRLHMEEDAGKLVHGGSDRLSGSTYSLVDYNRAGVPLVEIVSEPDMRSGQEAAEYAQELRRILRYLDVSDGNMQEGSLRCDVNISVRPVGQKEFGTKVEIKNMNSFNAIQRAIEYEIERQIAAVESGERIVQETRLWEEGSQRTVSMRTKEGSSDYRYFPEPDLAPIEVSKEQLEKWRAELPELPAQKRHRYESELGLSAYDTRVLTDERAVAEYFEATVAAGASAKQAANWIMGDIAAYLNSNKLNITELALKPNTLAELIQLIEGNTISGKIAKDILPELLAQGGSAKELVERKGLIQISDRSAIEAIVEQVIAANPKELEQYRNGKTKLLGFFVGQVLKQTGGRADPKLTNQLLAEKLNG